One genomic region from Candidatus Endomicrobiellum trichonymphae encodes:
- the murI gene encoding glutamate racemase: MREKTKSGTINNHPIGIFDSGFGGLTVMSAITKMLPLESLIYFGDTAHVPYGSKSKDIVIKYSKEITSFLMRCKVKLIVIACNTASAFALSILQKTLKVPVIGVIEPGAKAAVYASKNKKIGIIGTEGTINSKSYLREINRISKSKVYQQACPLFVPLVEEGWSSGEITDSIVKKYIEPLLNKKIDTLVLGCTHYPLLRETLEKNAGGNVVFIDSAKAVSQEVKNILKKTCILADVKGKKFLKFYVSDNPEKFQTIGSRFFSKKISGVKKIKMVS; encoded by the coding sequence ATGCGAGAAAAGACAAAAAGCGGAACAATAAATAATCATCCTATAGGAATTTTTGATTCGGGATTTGGCGGGCTTACAGTGATGTCTGCAATAACCAAGATGCTTCCTTTGGAAAGTCTTATTTATTTTGGGGATACCGCTCATGTGCCTTACGGGTCAAAATCAAAAGATATCGTAATCAAATATTCAAAAGAAATAACATCTTTTTTAATGAGATGCAAAGTTAAGCTGATTGTTATAGCGTGCAATACGGCATCGGCTTTTGCGCTGTCTATTTTGCAGAAAACTTTGAAAGTGCCTGTAATAGGCGTGATAGAACCGGGGGCAAAAGCCGCAGTATATGCGTCAAAAAATAAAAAGATAGGTATTATAGGGACGGAAGGAACCATAAATAGCAAATCCTATCTGCGAGAGATAAATAGAATTTCCAAATCTAAAGTATATCAGCAGGCATGCCCGCTGTTTGTTCCGCTTGTGGAAGAGGGTTGGAGCAGTGGAGAAATTACGGACAGCATAGTAAAAAAATACATAGAGCCTCTTTTAAACAAAAAAATCGATACTTTGGTTTTGGGCTGCACGCATTATCCGCTTCTGAGAGAAACTTTAGAAAAAAACGCGGGCGGCAACGTCGTGTTTATAGATTCTGCAAAAGCTGTGTCACAGGAAGTTAAAAATATTTTAAAGAAAACATGCATCCTTGCGGACGTGAAAGGCAAGAAATTTTTAAAATTTTACGTAAGTGATAATCCTGAAAAATTTCAAACAATAGGTAGCCGGTTTTTTTCTAAAAAAATATCCGGCGTCAAAAAAATAAAAATGGTCAGTTAA